One genomic segment of Erysipelotrichaceae bacterium 66202529 includes these proteins:
- a CDS encoding LicD family protein: MKEYILKTKKDGSSITVRDVQLVLLEMLKDIDSLCKKHNIKYWLTGGSALGAVRHKGFIPWDDDADIGMLREDYEKFQKVVQELGDDYITQCFETHKEYNVLVPPMKVRKKGTFCVEYNALLKNKCKDSDGLFIDIFVLDHVSEHKVKDFIWRVRNGILMVLITIFENLHINPLLLKRRFVRNAKKYGEINKNSPLIGYDLTWTFNSFFHPVVYSMESVFPIQYLEFEDTMLPVPKRPKDMLDVEVSVQHMSYPPLKDQVPKHIKDIELHV; encoded by the coding sequence ATGAAAGAGTACATATTAAAGACGAAAAAAGATGGCTCCAGCATTACGGTACGGGATGTACAGCTTGTACTTCTGGAAATGCTGAAGGATATAGATTCACTGTGTAAAAAGCATAACATCAAATACTGGCTGACTGGTGGAAGTGCCCTTGGTGCGGTACGCCATAAAGGCTTTATTCCATGGGATGATGATGCGGATATCGGTATGCTGCGGGAAGACTATGAAAAATTTCAGAAAGTAGTTCAGGAGCTGGGGGATGACTATATCACACAGTGTTTTGAAACACATAAGGAATACAATGTTCTTGTTCCTCCGATGAAGGTACGTAAAAAAGGCACCTTCTGTGTGGAATACAATGCATTGCTGAAAAATAAATGTAAGGACAGTGACGGTCTGTTTATTGATATCTTCGTTCTGGATCATGTGAGTGAACATAAAGTAAAGGACTTTATTTGGAGAGTGCGTAATGGAATCCTGATGGTGCTGATAACGATATTTGAAAATCTGCACATCAATCCACTGCTGTTGAAGCGCCGCTTTGTACGCAATGCAAAGAAATATGGCGAAATCAATAAAAATTCTCCTTTGATCGGATATGATCTGACCTGGACGTTTAATTCCTTTTTTCATCCGGTTGTATACAGCATGGAAAGTGTTTTTCCTATACAATATCTGGAATTTGAGGATACGATGCTGCCGGTTCCAAAACGGCCTAAGGATATGCTGGATGTTGAGGTATCTGTCCAGCATATGAGCTATCCGCCGTTAAAGGATCAGGTACCCAAGCA
- a CDS encoding helix-turn-helix domain-containing protein has protein sequence MDYLNKLKFLMKQHGLNENQLAKKADVPQSTINSLFQKSNLPTISTLEALLEALDMTLSEFFYDETRMKKLELEEQNLLRNWRLMTKEQKRCMLKLIDLLLDTNSQNR, from the coding sequence ATGGATTATCTGAATAAACTGAAATTTCTGATGAAGCAGCATGGACTAAATGAAAATCAACTTGCTAAAAAGGCAGATGTACCGCAGAGTACCATCAATTCCTTATTCCAGAAAAGCAACCTTCCTACGATTTCAACACTGGAAGCATTGCTTGAAGCCCTGGATATGACTCTGAGTGAATTCTTTTATGATGAGACACGCATGAAAAAGCTTGAACTGGAAGAACAGAATTTACTTAGAAATTGGAGGCTCATGACAAAGGAGCAGAAGCGCTGTATGCTCAAACTGATTGATTTGCTACTCGATACCAACTCTCAAAACAGATAG
- a CDS encoding AAA family ATPase, whose protein sequence is MLYYFFSIKEKEHADLFHGLSIMSNPKALTYQNRYPVIFLTLKDMKNNTFEKQLKMFSKIIVNIIEAFPELWDSDKLSSASLKTIEMYHEGAQEEIDLQVSLQFIAQCLMQHYGKKVIIIIDEYDVPLQNAYLNGYYDDMVNFLRNVFSTALKTNDALEKGVLTGCLRIAKESTPQAGFSLFTGLNNFKVNSIFDEVSRQRFGFTQSEIDLLLQAYHAEEYKAVVKEW, encoded by the coding sequence GTGCTTTATTATTTCTTTTCTATTAAAGAAAAGGAGCATGCGGATTTATTTCATGGCTTGAGCATCATGTCGAATCCAAAGGCTTTGACCTATCAGAATCGCTATCCTGTAATCTTTCTAACTCTGAAGGATATGAAAAATAATACGTTTGAAAAGCAGTTGAAAATGTTTAGTAAAATCATAGTCAATATAATCGAAGCATTTCCGGAATTATGGGATAGTGATAAATTGAGCAGTGCTTCTTTAAAGACGATAGAGATGTATCATGAAGGAGCACAGGAAGAAATCGATTTGCAGGTATCCCTACAATTTATCGCACAATGCCTGATGCAGCATTATGGAAAGAAAGTAATTATCATAATAGATGAATATGATGTACCTTTGCAGAATGCTTATCTGAATGGGTATTATGATGATATGGTGAATTTTCTCAGAAATGTATTCAGCACTGCCTTGAAAACGAATGATGCATTGGAAAAAGGGGTATTAACCGGTTGTCTGAGAATTGCAAAGGAGTCGACACCACAGGCGGGCTTTAGCCTCTTTACAGGACTGAATAATTTTAAAGTGAATTCCATCTTTGATGAAGTATCTAGACAGAGATTTGGGTTTACGCAAAGTGAAATAGATCTATTGCTTCAGGCGTATCATGCTGAGGAATACAAGGCTGTGGTAAAAGAATGGTAG
- a CDS encoding AAA family ATPase: protein MKRLPIGVENFKTMIDKDFYYVDKTSFIQDVLNEEVILYTRPRRFHRNSVDTFGIRQEAR from the coding sequence ATGAAACGTTTGCCGATTGGTGTAGAGAATTTTAAAACAATGATTGATAAGGATTTTTATTATGTGGATAAAACGAGCTTTATTCAGGATGTTTTAAATGAAGAAGTCATATTGTATACAAGACCTCGTCGCTTTCACCGAAATAGTGTCGATACCTTTGGTATCCGACAAGAGGCGCGCTAG
- a CDS encoding helix-turn-helix domain-containing protein: protein MDYLEKLKFLMKQHNLTEYKLAQKADVAQSTINSLFRKNNLPTIPTLEALLKAMDMTLSEFFYEEALMKKHELEEQNLLRKWELMTKEQKQAILKFIDLLISK from the coding sequence ATGGATTATTTAGAGAAGCTTAAATTTCTTATGAAGCAGCACAATCTTACGGAATATAAATTAGCTCAGAAAGCAGATGTCGCACAAAGCACCATCAATTCCCTGTTCCGTAAAAATAATCTGCCCACGATTCCTACTTTGGAGGCTCTGTTGAAAGCTATGGATATGACATTGAGTGAGTTTTTCTATGAAGAAGCACTCATGAAAAAGCATGAGCTGGAGGAACAAAATCTCCTGAGAAAGTGGGAGCTTATGACAAAAGAACAGAAACAGGCAATTCTAAAATTTATTGACCTGCTGATAAGCAAGTAA
- a CDS encoding GNAT family N-acetyltransferase, with amino-acid sequence MKTIRFAQLSDAPALLSIYAYYVENSVITFEYEAPTLEEFEGRMMHIQQEYPYLVCEIDQKIVGYAYAHRHMERAAYQWNVELSVYLQPQAQHRQIGKALYTALLEILKLQRLQTAISCITLPNAASLALHKSFGFKEMGILHNAGYKFDAWRDVIWLQKELQKHTVPPLEWLSIERLDFIRIMELLHTACMMII; translated from the coding sequence ATGAAAACAATACGCTTTGCGCAATTATCGGATGCACCGGCACTTCTTTCTATCTATGCATATTATGTGGAAAATAGTGTTATTACTTTTGAATATGAAGCTCCAACGCTGGAGGAATTTGAAGGACGAATGATGCATATTCAGCAGGAGTATCCATATCTTGTTTGTGAAATTGATCAGAAAATCGTTGGCTATGCCTATGCACACCGTCATATGGAACGCGCCGCTTATCAATGGAACGTGGAGCTGTCCGTATATCTGCAGCCGCAGGCTCAGCATCGTCAGATTGGAAAGGCATTGTACACTGCACTTTTGGAAATTCTTAAACTGCAGCGTCTGCAAACAGCGATTTCCTGTATCACATTGCCCAATGCGGCAAGTCTGGCATTGCATAAGAGCTTTGGCTTTAAAGAGATGGGCATACTGCATAATGCCGGTTATAAATTTGATGCATGGAGAGATGTGATCTGGCTGCAAAAGGAGCTGCAGAAGCATACCGTACCACCGCTGGAATGGCTCAGTATCGAACGTCTTGATTTTATCCGTATCATGGAGCTGCTGCATACTGCCTGTATGATGATCATATAA
- the asnS gene encoding asparagine--tRNA ligase: protein MFEFMTIRELYEIVMSGSHVEQDSMEYVQLQGWIRTNRCSGKLGFIELNDGTYFRNAQLVYMKELKNFAEVEKYPTGAAITVTGKFVLTPQGKQPFEIQVTEATLEGDCDRDYPLQKKRHSFEYLREIAHLRPRANSFYAIFRLRSVLSMAIHEFFQDQGFVYVHTPIITGNDGEGAGEMFKATTREDADYEQDFFGKEAFLTVTGQLHVEAFAMAFRDVYTFGPAFRAENSNTSRHASEFWMIEPEIAFADLEDDMNLIEDMVKYCIDYVLENAPEEMKFFNTMIDKSCIERITKVRNSDFKRMTYTEAIELLLQADVKFDNKVEWGMDLNSEHERYICEKIVDGPVFLTDYPKDIKAFYMRVNDDGKTVAACDLLVPGVGELVGGSQREERYDVLEQRMKEMGMTTDSLQWYMDLRRYGGCKHAGFGLGFDRLLMYLTGMQNIRDVEPFPRTPKNLLF from the coding sequence ATGTTTGAATTTATGACAATTCGCGAGCTGTATGAGATCGTCATGAGCGGTTCTCATGTAGAACAGGACAGTATGGAATATGTGCAGCTGCAGGGGTGGATTCGTACAAATCGCTGCAGTGGAAAGCTGGGCTTTATAGAGCTGAATGATGGAACGTATTTCCGCAATGCTCAGCTGGTGTATATGAAGGAGCTGAAGAACTTTGCGGAGGTTGAAAAATATCCGACAGGAGCTGCGATTACCGTAACCGGAAAATTCGTGCTGACACCGCAGGGAAAACAGCCGTTTGAAATTCAGGTAACAGAGGCAACGCTGGAAGGTGACTGCGATCGTGATTATCCATTACAGAAGAAGCGCCATAGCTTTGAGTATCTGCGGGAAATTGCGCATCTGCGTCCTCGTGCAAACTCTTTTTATGCAATCTTCAGACTGCGTTCTGTTTTATCTATGGCAATCCATGAATTTTTTCAGGATCAGGGCTTTGTTTATGTACATACTCCGATCATTACAGGAAATGACGGCGAGGGTGCAGGAGAAATGTTCAAGGCGACAACCAGAGAGGATGCGGACTATGAACAGGATTTCTTTGGAAAGGAAGCATTTTTGACAGTTACGGGCCAGCTCCATGTTGAAGCATTTGCCATGGCATTCCGTGATGTCTATACGTTCGGCCCTGCATTCCGTGCGGAAAATTCCAATACCAGCCGTCACGCCAGTGAATTTTGGATGATAGAGCCGGAGATTGCCTTTGCGGATTTAGAGGATGATATGAATCTGATTGAGGATATGGTGAAGTACTGTATCGATTATGTTCTGGAAAACGCTCCGGAGGAAATGAAATTCTTCAATACGATGATCGATAAGAGCTGTATTGAGCGTATCACGAAGGTGCGCAATTCTGATTTCAAGCGTATGACCTATACGGAAGCAATCGAGCTGCTGCTGCAGGCGGATGTGAAGTTTGATAACAAGGTAGAATGGGGCATGGATTTAAATTCCGAGCATGAGCGTTACATCTGTGAAAAAATCGTAGACGGCCCGGTATTCCTTACGGATTATCCAAAGGATATCAAGGCATTCTATATGCGTGTGAATGATGATGGAAAGACCGTGGCAGCGTGTGACCTGCTTGTTCCCGGCGTTGGAGAGCTGGTTGGCGGAAGTCAGCGTGAAGAGCGTTATGATGTGTTGGAACAGCGCATGAAGGAAATGGGTATGACGACAGACAGTCTGCAGTGGTATATGGATCTTAGAAGATATGGCGGCTGCAAGCATGCCGGCTTCGGTCTTGGCTTTGATCGTCTGCTGATGTATCTGACGGGTATGCAGAATATCCGTGATGTGGAGCCATTCCCGCGGACACCGAAGAATCTGCTGTTTTAG
- a CDS encoding redox-sensing transcriptional repressor Rex: MTEKNVPKATLQRYPVYLKALRKLKSSGVERIMSKELASVVNIEPTTIRRDFSFLGNLGKQGYGYDVNRLIEIFNQQLGMDFDEKIILVGAGNMGRALMKYNKWDYVVGEIACAFDVNPDRQGVRFGIPVYDIADLEQKVPDGCRIAILAISENIQQTVDRLIACGISGLVDFTHEHIQIPKGVVLKSVDVVSSIQELVFETNNLNVER, translated from the coding sequence ATGACAGAGAAAAATGTGCCCAAGGCAACGCTGCAGCGATATCCTGTCTATCTGAAGGCATTGCGCAAGCTGAAAAGTTCAGGTGTAGAAAGAATCATGTCCAAGGAGCTGGCCAGTGTCGTTAATATTGAACCAACGACAATCCGCCGTGATTTTTCTTTTCTGGGAAATCTGGGAAAGCAGGGATATGGTTATGATGTCAATCGGCTGATTGAGATTTTTAATCAGCAGCTTGGTATGGATTTTGATGAAAAAATCATTCTGGTTGGTGCCGGTAATATGGGCCGGGCACTGATGAAGTATAATAAATGGGATTATGTTGTAGGTGAGATAGCCTGTGCCTTTGACGTCAATCCCGACCGTCAGGGTGTCCGCTTCGGTATTCCGGTGTATGATATTGCAGATCTGGAGCAGAAGGTTCCCGATGGCTGCCGTATCGCAATCCTGGCGATTTCCGAAAATATCCAGCAGACAGTTGATCGTTTGATTGCCTGCGGTATCAGCGGTCTTGTGGATTTTACACACGAGCATATACAAATTCCGAAAGGGGTTGTATTAAAGAGTGTAGATGTGGTATCATCTATACAGGAGCTGGTCTTTGAGACCAACAATTTGAATGTAGAGCGTTGA
- a CDS encoding GNAT family N-acetyltransferase, translating into MIQIKIKDNEQDYRAVRIEVFMKEQGFQNEFDEIDAVATHLTVYVDGELAGCARCFPHQEDATWVFGRIAVLPQFRHQGLGGVLLQEMEKLVKSRGGNRCLLDAQCRACAFYERYGYTVCGQEHMDEHVPHVQMEKML; encoded by the coding sequence ATGATACAGATTAAAATAAAGGATAATGAACAGGATTACAGAGCTGTCCGCATAGAAGTTTTTATGAAGGAGCAGGGGTTTCAAAATGAATTTGATGAAATCGATGCCGTTGCCACACATCTGACGGTATATGTGGATGGAGAGCTTGCTGGCTGTGCCCGCTGTTTTCCACATCAAGAGGATGCGACCTGGGTGTTTGGCCGTATAGCGGTATTGCCGCAGTTTCGTCATCAGGGACTGGGGGGTGTTCTCCTGCAGGAGATGGAGAAGCTTGTTAAAAGCCGCGGGGGAAACCGATGTCTGCTGGATGCTCAGTGCCGTGCCTGCGCCTTTTATGAACGTTATGGTTATACCGTATGTGGACAAGAGCATATGGATGAGCATGTACCGCATGTCCAGATGGAAAAAATGCTGTAA
- a CDS encoding aspartate kinase, whose product MHMNMKVMKFGGTSLRSEATRKYVYRHVLECSKTNKVIVVVSAMGRYPDAYATDTLLSMGSEFLTRQEKARLVSMGEQLSALKICSELLDMGIRAYALPFFDCGILTDENYDYAKVLKLDHTGIRKKLNSYDVLVVGGFIGISPSGHVTTLGRGGSDYSAVLFADMLDLKEVDIYTDVDGVYDKDPKLNEYAIKYDKLTYDEMLNMKSRVLHDRCVNYAKDHHIRIYLKGTFSTSQGTIVED is encoded by the coding sequence ATGCATATGAACATGAAAGTTATGAAATTTGGCGGTACATCCTTACGCAGTGAAGCGACAAGGAAATATGTGTACCGTCATGTGCTGGAATGCAGCAAGACAAATAAAGTAATTGTTGTTGTATCGGCCATGGGTCGTTATCCGGATGCGTATGCAACGGATACCCTGCTGTCTATGGGCAGTGAATTTCTGACCAGACAGGAAAAGGCCAGACTGGTTTCCATGGGAGAACAGCTGTCTGCACTGAAAATCTGCAGTGAACTTCTGGATATGGGAATACGGGCGTATGCGCTCCCTTTTTTCGATTGCGGAATACTTACTGACGAGAATTATGATTACGCCAAGGTTTTAAAGCTGGATCATACCGGAATTCGTAAAAAGCTGAACAGCTATGATGTGCTGGTGGTGGGAGGCTTTATCGGAATCTCTCCCAGCGGACATGTTACAACGCTTGGCAGAGGCGGCAGTGACTATAGTGCAGTCCTGTTTGCGGATATGCTGGATCTCAAGGAGGTCGATATTTATACGGATGTCGATGGTGTCTATGACAAGGATCCCAAGCTGAATGAATATGCAATCAAATATGATAAGCTGACCTATGATGAAATGCTGAATATGAAATCACGGGTGCTTCATGATCGCTGCGTGAACTATGCGAAGGATCATCATATACGCATTTATCTGAAGGGTACCTTCTCAACAAGTCAGGGAACCATCGTGGAAGATTAA
- a CDS encoding putative N-acetylmannosamine-6-phosphate 2-epimerase: MNMLEQIKGGLVVSCQALPDEPLHSSFIMGRMALAAKQGGAVGIRAQSKEDIIEIKKVVDLPVIGIVKRSYPDSDIYITATKKELDELFETGCEMIAMDATLRDRPNGEKLEDLVNYVHEHGILAMADCSTYEECVNAENIGFDCVSTTLCGYTPYSKNVDGPNIELFKKLAETIKVPILAEGKINTPEDLAAVYEAGAYSAVVGGAITRPKQITERFVKALKK, from the coding sequence ATGAACATGCTGGAACAAATTAAAGGTGGACTTGTAGTGTCCTGTCAGGCGCTGCCTGATGAACCATTGCATTCTTCTTTCATTATGGGAAGAATGGCACTTGCGGCGAAACAGGGAGGTGCCGTAGGTATCCGTGCACAAAGCAAGGAGGATATCATCGAAATTAAAAAAGTCGTTGATTTGCCCGTTATCGGTATTGTAAAACGCAGCTATCCGGATAGTGATATTTACATCACTGCCACGAAAAAGGAATTGGATGAGCTGTTTGAAACAGGCTGTGAAATGATTGCGATGGATGCGACACTTCGTGATCGTCCGAATGGTGAAAAGCTGGAGGATTTGGTGAACTACGTTCATGAACACGGGATTCTTGCAATGGCAGACTGCTCTACATATGAGGAATGTGTAAATGCAGAAAACATCGGTTTTGACTGTGTATCCACAACATTATGCGGATATACGCCATATTCTAAGAATGTGGACGGACCGAATATCGAACTGTTCAAGAAGCTTGCAGAAACAATCAAGGTACCGATTCTTGCAGAGGGAAAAATCAATACACCGGAGGATTTGGCTGCTGTATATGAAGCAGGTGCTTACAGTGCTGTTGTCGGTGGAGCCATCACACGTCCAAAACAGATTACAGAGCGTTTTGTGAAGGCTTTGAAAAAGTAA
- a CDS encoding NUDIX domain-containing protein — MELCDELLDYIPYNIQEEADRTVMLRYLRDFSNVYTRENVYGHITSSPWIINADASRVLMIYHNIYDSWGWCGGHADGDRDLIHVALKEGTEETGLKHLQLLDKRILAIDILPVPPHMKRGAFVSAHVHLNVTYLCQADEQEALTSKPDENSGVKWIPVEEIEQIVTEEDMKPVYRKLMEKSRSLLRL, encoded by the coding sequence ATGGAATTATGTGATGAGCTGCTGGATTATATCCCTTATAATATACAGGAGGAAGCAGACCGTACGGTCATGCTAAGATATTTAAGGGATTTTTCCAACGTTTATACAAGAGAGAATGTATATGGTCATATCACAAGCAGTCCATGGATCATCAATGCGGATGCTTCCAGAGTATTGATGATTTATCATAATATTTATGATTCCTGGGGCTGGTGCGGCGGACATGCGGATGGTGACAGAGATCTGATTCATGTGGCGCTGAAGGAAGGAACAGAGGAAACCGGACTGAAGCATCTGCAGCTGCTGGATAAGCGGATACTCGCCATTGATATTCTTCCGGTACCTCCGCACATGAAACGGGGAGCCTTTGTTTCCGCTCATGTACATCTGAATGTTACCTATTTATGTCAGGCAGATGAGCAGGAAGCACTGACAAGCAAGCCGGATGAAAACAGTGGTGTGAAATGGATACCGGTTGAGGAAATCGAGCAAATCGTCACAGAAGAAGATATGAAGCCTGTCTATCGGAAGCTCATGGAGAAAAGCCGAAGCCTTCTTCGTTTATAA
- the mutY gene encoding A/G-specific adenine glycosylase: protein MKLQHDKQNFTKELLQWYDENARVLPWREDASPYRVWVSEIMLQQTRVEAVKPYFERFLQALPTLKELAEADEDTLRKLWEGLGYYNRVRNMKKCAMVCMEQYGGQLPDTYEELLKLPGIGAYTAGAVASIAYKRCVPAVDGNVLRVFSRVLVSEDDILKERTKKKFQNIIQDYIPKNRSDAFNQALMEIGAMVCVPNAAPRCNICPLAKDCMGYQSGAAHRLPNKTAGKARRIEKKTVLVLLCGDKVYLHKREDQGLLAGLYEFVLRDELLSRKQIQEEFQEHLIKLVPLHKAKHIFSHVEWHMSGYMLELDKEILQGVWCTRKELLDSYAIPTALKVYKEALLAWMREED from the coding sequence ATGAAATTACAACATGATAAACAGAATTTTACAAAAGAGCTATTGCAATGGTACGATGAAAATGCCCGTGTTCTGCCATGGAGAGAGGACGCTTCCCCTTATCGCGTGTGGGTGAGTGAAATCATGCTCCAGCAGACGCGCGTGGAAGCAGTAAAGCCGTATTTTGAACGGTTTCTGCAGGCATTACCAACTCTGAAGGAGCTTGCCGAAGCGGATGAGGATACCCTGCGTAAGCTGTGGGAGGGGCTGGGCTATTATAACCGCGTCCGCAATATGAAAAAATGTGCGATGGTATGTATGGAGCAGTATGGAGGACAGCTTCCGGATACCTATGAGGAGCTGTTGAAGCTTCCCGGCATCGGCGCCTATACGGCAGGGGCAGTTGCCTCCATTGCCTATAAACGATGCGTTCCTGCAGTGGATGGCAATGTATTGCGAGTCTTCAGCCGTGTCCTGGTGAGTGAGGACGATATCCTAAAGGAGCGGACAAAGAAAAAATTTCAGAACATTATACAGGATTACATACCGAAAAACAGAAGTGATGCATTTAATCAGGCACTGATGGAGATCGGTGCGATGGTATGTGTACCCAATGCGGCGCCCCGCTGCAACATCTGTCCGCTGGCTAAGGATTGCATGGGATACCAGAGCGGGGCAGCTCATCGTCTGCCAAATAAAACAGCAGGCAAGGCAAGACGAATCGAAAAAAAGACGGTACTGGTATTGCTTTGCGGCGATAAGGTCTATCTTCACAAGCGTGAGGATCAGGGTTTACTGGCCGGACTATATGAATTTGTCCTGCGGGATGAATTGTTAAGCCGTAAACAGATTCAGGAAGAATTTCAGGAGCATCTCATAAAGCTTGTACCGCTGCATAAAGCAAAGCATATTTTTTCTCATGTGGAATGGCATATGAGTGGCTATATGCTGGAGCTGGATAAGGAAATTCTGCAGGGAGTCTGGTGTACACGCAAGGAGCTGCTGGATAGCTATGCAATTCCAACTGCGCTAAAGGTATACAAGGAGGCGCTGCTGGCATGGATGAGGGAGGAAGACTGA